Proteins encoded within one genomic window of Dyadobacter chenhuakuii:
- the ccoN gene encoding cytochrome-c oxidase, cbb3-type subunit I, protein MSNVPHPALATVELDEFQYDNRIVRDFAIATILFGLIGMLVGLLAALQLVFPDLNMDLPYLTFSRIRPLHTNAVIFAFVGNGFFTGLYYSAPRVLRTPMWSPLLSRMHFWAWQFIILAAAITLPMGLTSSKEYAELEWPLDIAIAVVWVAALINLVMTTIKRRTEHIYAAIWFYIASFVTVAMLHVVNSMALPISLFKSYSVYAGVQDALVQWWYGHNAVAFFLTTPYLGLMYYFLPKAANRPIYSYRLSIVHFWALIFLYIWAGPHHLLYTSLPEWAQTLGTVFSVMLLAPSWGGMINGLMTLRGAWDKVREDVVLKFMVVAITAYGMATFEGPMLSFKNVNAIAHYTDWIVAHVHVGALGWNGFLTFGILYWLFPRIYGRPLYSQKAANFHFWIGTLGILFYTIPMYWAGWVQSSMWKEFTQEGLLKYPNFLETVTQLKPLYFLRSVGGTLYIVGFIVMIYNLWMTALKGKLIATETAKAMPLSAIWHAEKSEYWHRRLFERKPLALTVFALIAVAIGGMIEMIPTFMIKSNVPTIASVKPYTPLELQGRDIYVREGCYVCHTQMIRPFRSEIERYGEYSKSGEFVYDYPHQWGSKRTGPDLHRLGGKYPDSWHYNHMEDPTTMSPGSIMPRYGWLLEDDLDTSTTAAKIRAMQTLGVPYEEGYDKMANADLSKQAKEIQARLKQSGIKANEDKEIIALIAYLQRLGTDIKK, encoded by the coding sequence ATGTCAAACGTTCCCCATCCTGCTCTGGCAACCGTTGAACTGGATGAGTTCCAATACGATAACCGCATTGTGCGGGATTTCGCAATTGCAACAATACTTTTCGGTCTTATCGGTATGCTCGTCGGGCTGCTGGCTGCATTACAGCTGGTTTTTCCTGATCTGAATATGGATCTGCCGTATCTTACTTTCAGCCGTATCAGGCCGCTGCATACCAATGCGGTCATTTTTGCATTTGTCGGCAACGGTTTTTTTACCGGACTATACTATTCGGCACCACGTGTTTTGCGGACGCCAATGTGGAGCCCGTTGCTAAGCCGGATGCATTTCTGGGCCTGGCAGTTCATCATTCTGGCCGCCGCCATCACATTGCCTATGGGCCTTACCAGCTCCAAAGAATACGCAGAGCTGGAATGGCCGCTTGACATTGCCATTGCCGTAGTTTGGGTCGCAGCGCTCATTAACCTGGTAATGACCACCATTAAGCGCCGTACCGAGCACATTTACGCTGCGATCTGGTTTTACATTGCTTCATTTGTGACCGTTGCCATGCTGCACGTGGTCAACAGTATGGCGCTGCCTATTTCTTTATTTAAAAGCTATTCAGTGTACGCAGGTGTGCAGGATGCACTCGTACAATGGTGGTATGGACATAATGCCGTGGCGTTCTTTCTTACGACTCCTTATCTGGGACTGATGTATTATTTTCTTCCCAAAGCGGCTAACCGTCCTATCTATTCTTACCGGCTTTCGATCGTCCATTTCTGGGCGCTGATATTTCTTTATATCTGGGCAGGGCCGCACCACTTGCTCTATACTTCGCTTCCCGAATGGGCGCAGACGCTGGGGACCGTATTTTCGGTCATGCTGCTGGCGCCTTCCTGGGGCGGGATGATCAACGGGCTGATGACCCTGCGTGGTGCCTGGGACAAAGTGCGTGAAGATGTTGTATTGAAATTCATGGTTGTAGCCATCACCGCATATGGTATGGCCACATTCGAAGGCCCGATGCTTTCTTTCAAAAACGTGAATGCGATTGCACATTATACCGACTGGATCGTTGCACACGTTCACGTGGGCGCGCTGGGCTGGAACGGCTTTCTGACTTTCGGAATTTTATACTGGCTATTCCCACGCATATACGGACGTCCGTTATATTCTCAGAAGGCTGCCAACTTCCACTTCTGGATCGGAACGCTCGGCATTTTGTTTTACACCATTCCCATGTACTGGGCTGGCTGGGTGCAAAGTTCAATGTGGAAGGAATTCACGCAGGAAGGACTTTTAAAATACCCCAACTTCCTTGAAACCGTAACACAGCTTAAACCGCTGTATTTTCTGCGCAGCGTAGGCGGCACATTATATATTGTTGGCTTCATTGTGATGATCTATAACTTGTGGATGACGGCGCTGAAAGGCAAGCTCATCGCCACCGAAACGGCAAAAGCAATGCCTTTGAGCGCGATCTGGCATGCTGAGAAAAGCGAATACTGGCACCGCAGGTTGTTTGAACGCAAACCGCTGGCGCTGACTGTTTTTGCGCTGATCGCCGTAGCCATTGGCGGGATGATCGAAATGATCCCAACCTTCATGATCAAATCTAATGTGCCTACCATTGCATCAGTGAAACCTTACACGCCGCTGGAATTGCAGGGACGCGATATTTATGTCCGCGAAGGCTGCTATGTATGCCACACCCAAATGATACGTCCGTTCCGCTCCGAGATCGAACGTTATGGAGAATATTCCAAATCGGGTGAATTTGTTTACGATTACCCGCACCAGTGGGGCTCAAAACGAACAGGCCCGGATCTGCACCGACTAGGCGGAAAATACCCTGATTCATGGCACTACAACCACATGGAAGATCCCACCACGATGTCGCCCGGCTCCATTATGCCAAGATATGGCTGGCTGCTGGAAGATGATCTGGATACGAGCACAACAGCTGCCAAGATCCGCGCCATGCAAACATTGGGCGTGCCTTATGAAGAAGGTTATGATAAAATGGCCAACGCCGATCTGAGCAAACAAGCCAAAGAAATCCAGGCCCGGCTAAAACAAAGCGGCATCAAGGCTAATGAGGATAAGGAGATCATTGCACTCATTGCTTACCTGCAAAGATTAGGAACTGATATTAAAAAATGA
- the ccoS gene encoding cbb3-type cytochrome oxidase assembly protein CcoS, translated as MSAMFVMIIASLSIALGFLGAFIWSVRKGHYDDDYTPSVRILFDDTSSDASKNNTKDIH; from the coding sequence ATGAGTGCAATGTTCGTCATGATTATCGCCAGCCTTTCCATCGCCCTGGGATTTTTAGGTGCCTTCATCTGGTCGGTGCGCAAAGGGCATTACGATGATGACTATACGCCTTCGGTCCGTATACTTTTCGATGATACCAGCAGCGATGCATCTAAAAACAACACCAAAGATATTCACTAA
- a CDS encoding c-type cytochrome: protein MKFRTYLETIAGIGIYPLISLIIFFVFFVSLIVFVIGIDKKSLQKMESMPLNDGVIKKALLSLLFFFTMGGSAFAQETAEPIRAISGNELILLVLLAILFFAALLVVIALVNTVTLLRKISAPAKAETQDAPVISWWKKFAGMSILPSQEHQLIIQGHDYDGIQELDNRMPPWLQSLFLATVVIGIGYGAYYFSGIGDYQLAELEKEVAQAEIDKKAYMAKVGASMDENTVTLIGEEAAIGQGKAIFQEKCTACHGADGGGSVGPNLTDAYWLHGAGIKNLFKVIKYGVPEKGMISWEKQLSPTDIQKVASYVHSLQGTKPASPKEPQGELVSSNQVAEN from the coding sequence ATGAAATTCCGAACATATCTTGAAACCATTGCCGGCATAGGCATTTACCCGCTGATCTCGCTTATTATATTTTTTGTCTTCTTCGTGTCGCTGATCGTTTTTGTGATTGGGATTGATAAAAAATCGCTGCAAAAAATGGAAAGTATGCCATTGAATGATGGTGTGATCAAAAAGGCATTGCTTTCCTTACTTTTCTTTTTCACGATGGGCGGCTCGGCCTTTGCCCAGGAAACGGCAGAACCTATCCGTGCGATCAGCGGCAACGAGCTTATCCTGCTCGTGCTGCTGGCCATCCTGTTTTTTGCAGCGCTGCTGGTGGTGATCGCTTTGGTCAACACTGTAACATTACTTCGTAAAATCTCGGCGCCAGCCAAGGCGGAAACCCAGGATGCTCCGGTTATTTCCTGGTGGAAAAAATTCGCGGGCATGAGCATTCTGCCCAGCCAGGAACATCAGCTGATCATCCAGGGCCATGATTATGATGGCATCCAGGAGCTAGACAACCGCATGCCGCCGTGGCTGCAATCGCTTTTCCTGGCCACTGTTGTGATCGGGATTGGTTACGGCGCTTATTATTTCAGCGGCATAGGTGATTACCAGCTTGCCGAACTCGAAAAAGAGGTGGCACAAGCAGAAATTGACAAAAAGGCTTATATGGCAAAAGTTGGCGCATCCATGGACGAAAATACGGTGACGCTGATCGGCGAAGAAGCGGCAATCGGACAGGGAAAAGCTATTTTCCAGGAAAAATGCACCGCTTGCCACGGAGCGGACGGCGGCGGAAGTGTGGGCCCCAACCTGACAGATGCGTATTGGCTGCATGGGGCCGGAATCAAAAATCTTTTCAAAGTCATCAAATACGGCGTCCCTGAAAAAGGGATGATCTCCTGGGAAAAACAGCTCTCGCCTACCGACATTCAAAAAGTGGCCAGCTATGTACATTCTTTGCAAGGCACCAAACCTGCCAGCCCAAAAGAGCCTCAGGGTGAGCTCGTAAGCAGTAATCAGGTCGCAGAAAATTAA
- the ccoG gene encoding cytochrome c oxidase accessory protein CcoG — protein sequence MNTTQHVINDSDESFRDHFNAVNEDGKRNWFYPQKPTGKWHTRRVWFTVLILTLLFATPFITFNGQPLLLFNVLERKFIIFGIFIGPQDYWLFGLTMLSFMVFIVLFTTVFGRLWCGWACPQTVFMEMVFRKIEYAIEGNATKQKLLNKAPWDTDKILKKTAKYMAFMTVSFLIANLLLSYVLGVDELSKIIREPIADHMPLFGGIIAFTAIFYFNFAWLRDQACTVVCPYGRLQGVLMDRNTINVAYDYERGEPRGKIHKNQERTEGDCVNCHQCVAVCPTGIDIRNGLQMECVNCTACIDACDNIMEKVGFEKGLIRYTSENAIVRKTNKLITPRVVGAMVMLVLLWSVLGFMVVSRTDTQTMLLRAPGSQYIENKDKTITNLYTFKIFNKTNHAIAPEIRLEGIQGKLIFAGASATGKSGPKAPDLSLEPAGMVEGTVFIIVPGNELKSRKTTLKLSVYQGNEKLEAFETTFIAPEN from the coding sequence ATGAATACGACCCAGCATGTCATCAACGATTCCGACGAATCATTCCGCGACCATTTCAATGCGGTAAATGAGGATGGAAAACGAAATTGGTTTTACCCCCAAAAACCAACGGGCAAATGGCATACGCGAAGGGTTTGGTTTACAGTGCTGATATTGACGCTTTTATTTGCGACACCATTTATCACATTCAACGGCCAGCCTTTGCTGTTGTTCAATGTGCTGGAACGCAAATTCATCATTTTCGGCATTTTCATAGGCCCTCAGGATTACTGGCTTTTTGGCCTTACCATGCTGTCGTTTATGGTTTTCATTGTGCTTTTTACAACCGTTTTCGGACGGTTATGGTGCGGCTGGGCATGTCCGCAAACAGTATTTATGGAAATGGTTTTTCGCAAGATCGAATACGCGATTGAAGGCAATGCAACCAAGCAGAAACTGCTCAACAAAGCGCCCTGGGACACAGACAAGATCCTGAAAAAAACAGCTAAATACATGGCCTTTATGACCGTGTCATTCCTGATTGCTAACCTGCTGCTGTCGTATGTGCTGGGTGTGGACGAGCTTTCTAAAATTATCCGTGAGCCCATTGCAGACCATATGCCGCTTTTTGGCGGGATCATCGCTTTCACGGCCATTTTCTACTTCAATTTCGCATGGCTGCGCGATCAGGCATGCACGGTGGTATGTCCCTATGGCCGCTTGCAAGGTGTGTTAATGGACCGTAACACCATCAATGTTGCCTATGATTATGAGCGTGGCGAGCCCCGCGGAAAAATCCATAAAAACCAGGAACGCACCGAAGGTGATTGCGTCAACTGCCATCAATGTGTGGCCGTATGCCCGACGGGCATTGACATCAGAAACGGCTTGCAAATGGAATGTGTGAACTGTACAGCCTGCATTGATGCCTGCGACAACATTATGGAAAAAGTAGGATTTGAAAAAGGACTGATCCGCTACACTTCCGAAAATGCAATTGTCAGGAAAACCAATAAGCTCATTACGCCTCGTGTCGTAGGTGCAATGGTGATGCTGGTTCTACTATGGTCGGTGCTGGGATTTATGGTTGTGTCGCGAACCGATACCCAGACCATGCTGCTGCGCGCGCCGGGCAGCCAGTACATTGAAAACAAGGATAAGACTATTACAAACCTTTATACTTTCAAGATTTTCAACAAAACCAACCATGCGATTGCGCCGGAGATCAGGCTGGAAGGCATTCAGGGTAAGCTGATTTTCGCCGGGGCATCCGCCACCGGAAAATCTGGCCCGAAAGCACCTGATCTGTCACTTGAACCTGCCGGAATGGTTGAAGGCACTGTGTTTATTATTGTGCCGGGCAATGAATTAAAAAGTCGCAAAACAACATTAAAACTGTCTGTATATCAAGGCAATGAAAAGCTTGAAGCGTTTGAAACAACATTCATAGCACCAGAAAATTAA
- a CDS encoding FixH family protein, protein MKINWGVGITALYLGFVAMILLLVSMSIGQKIDLVTEHYYEEEVGFQDKIDKKGRSAALTEPVKWEVTGKHISIVFPGNVQQADLTGEIKLYCPSNDKNDRKFKIAPHEHTQIIPVGNIPEGTYHLQIDWKNKEQTYWTEDVIVINHQ, encoded by the coding sequence ATGAAAATCAACTGGGGAGTCGGCATAACAGCGCTGTATCTGGGCTTTGTAGCCATGATATTGTTGCTGGTCAGTATGAGCATCGGCCAGAAAATCGATCTTGTAACCGAGCATTATTACGAAGAAGAAGTTGGTTTTCAGGATAAGATCGACAAAAAAGGACGGTCCGCTGCACTTACCGAGCCCGTGAAATGGGAAGTGACCGGCAAGCATATCAGCATTGTTTTTCCTGGTAATGTCCAGCAAGCCGATTTGACAGGTGAGATCAAGTTATACTGCCCGTCGAATGATAAAAATGACCGGAAATTCAAGATCGCTCCGCACGAGCACACGCAGATTATTCCTGTCGGCAACATTCCCGAAGGCACCTATCACCTGCAAATCGATTGGAAAAATAAAGAACAGACATACTGGACTGAGGATGTCATCGTAATCAATCACCAATAA